AAGCGCTAGTCCAGGTTTGTATCACTTTGAGTGCATCAGACAAGAGCGTTAGTGTCTCATTGTCTTTAGGGTCATTCTGCACACGCCAAATGTCCACAACGCTTAGGTCTTTTTGAATTATAGAGCATATTATATGACCTGTAACAGATGAAGAGTGTGAGTGTAGTATTCTTTAGATACGTATTGGGTATGCTTATGGCAGACAAAATTTTACTTTAGTATGAAGCTCTAGAATAGGTATATATAAGTCAGAAGACGTACGTTTCAGCGCAGCAGATTGGAGGCAAAGAATAAAAGATAacgctacgtatagaacagtaactctTCCTGtctccccgcaccaattcatatcgggcgccgagctcgatttacctcaccccctctgagtcttactttagtctaaatgccCATAAGCCGCTAAGGTGTATGGGGCCGCTAAGCATGCGTGATCTGTCTATCTCGCTTGCACTTATGCGGTAAACCAGCACACAgcaaggcgattctcacactgccccgcatcatGCTGCATGTTGCGTGTCGACGCACCTACACGCGTGCCTGCGGGAGTGCAGATCTGCATCATCGTGCGGATGTTTTACTCACTCATGCGCGTAGGAGCGTTTTATAGATTAATGCACGGCGGCTCTCATTTCATTCAAAGCCGTTCCAAAATCAGTCGCGGCACTGCGGTATTCGGTGTGCCATACCTTGTGTCTCGCCCCGCACCTACGCGCGGGGGTGCATGTTTCTCCGCTTGTATGCGCGTGATCCGCATGAACgtgcgtggatgcattttctgtgtgttagactgtgcgtgttttctatacaaacggagatactaacaagcaacggaagaacacgcatccacgcgctacgctgcatcatgcggggcagtgtgagaatcgcctaagaataagatttttgtacgtAGCGTCCGAGGTGTGCAAGCGGGCGAACATACCTAACCTCACAAGCAAGAATACGTGCATCCTTTTCTGCCGCTCAGAgctgtcatttgctagagcgagataaagagCGGGACTGCGACCGCACTGCGACTGCCTCGTCGATTTCGCCGTGCCAGAAAACGATAGAAGCATAAAGTGCGATGCCATGCGGCTCGATGCATTCAACCGTTAAtggtttaattataaaaaaggcTTGTATACCAATGACGTCGAAAGTGTGAACCATTCTTTCCTGTGAATAAGGCACCACTGTGAACCTCCATACGTCATCTAGTATGCCTCCAATATTTTCTGCTGCTTCTCGCACTTCCGGCATAGGACTGGATTGCATTGTCCTGaaagcaataattatgtacatatttaatCAAGgccgtaatccttaatggggtgggcagagctacaaagCCTCAAGAAATCTTCATCTTCttttctatggtgtgggttgtgaggtgaattatcaaccccatcaaccctgctgtcagggttactattgcctCTAGTCTCAGTAGTACGGTTGTTTTGTCCGGTCACGTACTACTGAGCCCTTTTTAGTCTCATTAGTACGGTTATGACGTCAAACCGAACTGTTGAGCCTATAGCTGTAGTTCGGTTAGTGGTGGGCAAAACCTGGTGTAACCACGAGTCCGAAGGGCTTTAAATAACAGCCGGCATTCGGGCAAAGCTCACTCTGCAGTGAACGTTGGCATCCAAAATTGTAAGTTGCGTCTTGTAACAAACCAAATATCGACAGaaacttatttacataaaattgcATCGTATATAGCATCTTAATATGAGTAGAAGAgatgaaatgaatgaagaaggGAAGTTAGGCAGAAGAACAGGTTCTAATTTTTTcacaaagaaaatgattttggttccgatttttactattaaatatGAGTACTGAAGTAGTACTGAGGTACTGAAGTTAAGTAcaagaagtaagtaagttatgttatgtttttttacaaagaaaattattttcgttcaatattatttactatttaataaaaaatatttcgctttctaatactttttgtgatttttatataaCCTCCTTAATCGGACTACTGATACCAAAAAAGTCACATAAGTTCGGTTTGACGTCATAACCGTACTAATGAGACTTTTTTGGTATCAGTAGTTCGGGGCCGGACAAAACAACCGTACTACTGAGACTAgaggtactattgagccgccaaaggcccatgacatggttcatgtaaccttccgaagcacggatcatcttactttcggacgatcaggtgatcagtctgtaatgttctaaccaaagtagggtcataaagtgattttcgtaatatgtccctaccgatttgaacccgggacctccggatcctgagcccaaccctcaaaccactgaaccacggaggccgtagacACAAGGATTTAGAGGCAAACATGCAACGAAAGTATATTACATTGGTTTAAACATTAAAGGTTCCCTCGCAGAAATTGCTGCACAAGCAAGAAGGCCAAATATTGTgcatttcttatatttttcctattttctGTACCTTATTGTACCGTACCTTCTtagtgttcaataaagtatatttattttatgtctacCTTATTTCTTCACTAATATCCTCAAATAGTTCAGAAAATGTGGATGCtgcctctctttccttcttaCCAGCATCTTTTCTTTGGCCCAGTGTTTGCCAATAATCTAATTCATCTTCCACTGATAGGATAactgaaaaagaaatattacctacttagtGTTAGCACTTTAAATATGATAGGTGCTTAAGAAACTATTTatacttataacataataataataaaacactttattgcacacaaatttacatgtcatttacaggataaacttattgtaaGGTGGACAAAGGCAGACTTAttgctaagagcgatctcttccagacaatcttcggcagaggatatagtacattTTGTACTTGTATAGTACACATCTACAGTATAGCACGcaataaagtaatataaattaaaaaataatatatataaaaaaaggaggagctcggtggcgcagcggttaacgcccTCGGTCtgcggtcataggatgggtgaccacagaaaaaaaaaagttttcatctcgagctcctccgtgtttcggaaggcacgttaagtcgttggtcccggctgcattggcagtcgttaataaccaccaatccgtactgggcccgcgtgatggtttaaggcccgatctccctatccatccatagggaaggcccgtgccccagcagtgaggacgttaatgggctgatgatgatgatgatataaaaaataaataaaaaaatattacttattatatggACACATATAAGTAAACATAAGATATTAAATGCGAGACGATGATTTAgtcaataaataatagtaaagtTTAGTATTGAAGATAGCCAATGCATACATACGTGAGTttactcacgcgtatttcccaccggggtaagcagtaaCTATGGAATtaaatttgcttcgattctgacacattTATCTTGCTTGCTTCTTTTACTACTTATAAATACTTAAGAAAAGTCAAagttactttataaaaaaaatatttaccattCATATTTGCATCACCTTTCCCATGGGTAAGTATCCTCAAGTTGGATTCCAATTCAGAAAGGCTTTTTTGGAGTTTACTTGAGTATAAGTCATTGCCCTGTAAAAGATGAAATCTTTTGAACATTGAAAAATCTAAGTGGGCAAAGCCACAGTAGTcttgtcttttatttttttatttagtataataaaatttattttattattgttattacagccagccacaacacatcttccacccattattattctaatcgaAATCAAGTGAAGCAataaaggtagcaacataattctatacataatgtgatgcaaatatcaagcaacaattcttTTTATATACGCCATTAcaatgtattttggaataattatgtacctgagtaatgagaaaataggtaattatcacgtacaaaggcatgtatattatttttggtgaatGAAGCCTGGAAAGCCCCTCTTTAAAAGACGATCTGAAGACAGTATTGATATATTTTAAATCCCAAGATGGCTTAAAGGAATGGATGGATTTCACATTCATTTTTGTAAACCAGTAACTTGCGAGATATGGACAGACTGGTTATCAGAAACGTCCCAAAAACAAAACGCTACCAGAGGAATAGTCTTTGGATGGGTATgataatttataacaatataccAATCGCAATAAAAGAATTACCTACTTCAACATTTAAaagacatatattatatatagctggcttctttaccataaattttatagcgttaaagaatttttatcccaaaaattataaatataaatgataattattggaaatgtttatgtaacaatatttgcatgctattgttgatagctgataaggagagacttttatgagcatccatctattaatgtacccttttcaaaagcaaataaagagtaagtatttctatttctgttGTTGTGAAAGGTCACTCTCAGATCCCTCTCAGAATCTCAGAAACTGCAAGTGCTAGGTGTCTCAAATCTTGCATGGCAATTCCTTTTAGGACTTAGGTGCTCAATAAAACGGGATTCTGCGAGATTCAACCCTTAAGGGGTGAAAAGGGATGGCAAAATGGTTTtagatattttgttttctttttattctttcAAAGTTCAAATAATGTAGTcattttgaatatattttgcTACTTTTAATCACACCATCATTATTTTGCTATTAAAGTGAAATGTGAATATGAATTGGGTAGTATCCCAGatgaaagataaataaattatgacattctgattactaaataaatagatatcaaattgtattattatattaaaattgtgaattcttcttctttgcgagtcgatggcgatcgaaactaaattgtGAAATGTTTTGAAGTATAAAAAGgataaattgaaattattatattaaatagagatctaaaactgacgaaaaacattttcctttgtattatttaacttatttatgaatcaaGAAAAGCATTAtataagtctgacattttatcatgtttttctatgacgacacagtgtgctttttcatacaaattccataacaATTTTTGGCTTgcatgtttagtaaaaagtaactgatttgactagttggaagctagCCTGTTATGAAATTAATACATACAGCAGATAGTAAAGGTGAGTAAATCTGTCTGAGGATCTGGTACAAGGACTCAGCAGCATTACTGGAGAGGCTAAAGATGTTAATGTTCTTGACTGCATCATCCCGTGTCAGCTCTTGTGCTGATGTTTTGTAAAATACCACTGACCTTCTCTTCTCATCTAATATCTGGAATAATGGAATATCAAAATACGTTATAATTATCATGATATTTTAGTTAGGAAAGTTTTATTAagattatttataaatagagTTTAGAACTTTTCATTGTTTGAGAAAAAAGGGACACACTGAAAGGATTAACTAGAAAAGTTGTTTATTATCAGACCATTTCAAATCCATAGGTTGTTAGTGGGTCGCTTTTTTGCATTTCATTTATGGCTTTTTTGTTATAGAgttaattttcatttaattttattctttttatctttattatttctaCTTTATTGAAAGGGAATCTTTCAAGGTGGGGGACTGCCTATACAAaatgcattatatttattttcttttattattgttctATACTTACTTTTGTGGATAACAATAAATTACTCTCATTTTCTAAAAATCCTTGGAGTAACAAACTTTGTGAATTATTAACAAAATCAGACAATGCTTCCTCTGATTTGTTATTCATATCCAGATgtgatttattataatatctttctgcaaataaaaaaaaatataaacatgaactcacgcccgtaaacccTAATGGGGTGAACAGGTCCACAAATTAACGAAGGAcaccttgcagccacttttgatatgaagtcctaagatggatatgatgaactttacgGTGACATGTGATCATCCATCGTGATTACAACATCCATCATCCTAGAAAGGACAGAATCTTGCTTGGCgagttttacgacatgcccgggaagataagcatcCTGATTCCTGCTTTAATTAGGCCCCGGTAAAGCATAacagcaaaaatatttttattgagatTTGGAATACTTATTATGTTGCTAGGACTACAAAACGCAAACTTCTGAATCGATAACTGAAACTTaatgaaaagtaatgttacctgccgtatttaaaacaaattcaCGTATGCTCAACATTGTTAATTGTTCATATTAAACTTATGACACACTTATGAAATAGATGTTTCTTCGCAGTTCGCACGAAGCAAGCAAATCAAAAACTCGGTGAGAAAGAAAACTTGAAGAAAACCGCTTGTTTGGTTGGTAATGTTGTCAAAGTCAAACTCAAACATTGCCATGACAACGTTGGTACTTTTAATGTCATCAAGCGTTAAAGCCTGTTTTACACTGAGAACATTTTCTATCAATATCGGATATCGTTTAACTGGGACAAACGTTTTACTTGAGTGCGTGCGTACGAATTTTgacgttataataatattaaattgttttttcttctttgggCAGTTGCAGCACTTGGAGCAGgttttaaattctaataaaatagagaattagagaaaaatatttaatacttattGTTAGCATTGTCTTTTCGAAATGGCGGAAGCTCGCCTAGCTGCCTGTACCTAGTCGTTATCTGAACTTAATTTAAGCGAGTCAAATCCGGTCAAatcatacaaaattataaagtacTAACATaaagttaagtgaattgtactaaCAAATAGGTATTATAAGGTACGGATGTTTTCGAATAGGTATGGTCTAAATAAAGAAattacgttatgttatataatatgtatgtatgaggaCTTACactataattttacatttatgacccttatcatttacttatttatattttactattataattCCTAAAAGTATATTATTCGTAACcaaaactaacggataatccgaaactatacataatataatatcattaatttaattttatcgcaACGCTTTTGACGCTGTGTATCACCAGCCTAATATATCTAATACGTTTATGAAGCTAGAtaaggaaacattttttttaaatcgtatATTCAGCAAATTAGACATTAATGTCGTGACGATGAGTCACGATTCTAAATATGGAATGTCACAAGTAGCAACACCGAAACGGAAGCCCGCTAATTTTTCTATCAGTAAGTGAATCTTGTCTATGTCTTAAATCTTGTCTTGACAAGCTAGTTttctaagaaagtagttaaagtgagtttaacttttatatgagtgaaaaagtgcagaaagtcccgctgatgctgttaccaaagctacgtagtggtgatataactcccttttattattctgactataattttactaacgATGATGCCAAATTCTGTTTGATAACTTGTGTTTAAAATGGCCGGCCGGCAATGCGACTTGTAAAGATAGATGAGTACTCTTTAGGGGGCATCAATAAGTAATGCCCACAATTGAAGACGTTGTCTGTATGCATAGCTTGCAATTGTAGAAGCCTCCCTTGGCTACCGTTGTCCAAATGAGTAGCCCGCAATCGTAGAAGTATTTCCTGGCCAGGTTGCATCTAAGAGTATGGTGCACCAAATgtagaggctttcttggccacgttagtgctggcgtgcacactgttatgagaggctttcttggccacgtaagtgctggcgtgcacactgttatgagaggctttcttggccatgtaagtgctggcgtgcacactgttatgagaggctttcttggccatgtaagtgctggcgtgcacactgttatgagaggctttcttggccatgtaagtgctggcgtgcacactgttatgagaggctttcttggccacgtaagtgctggcgtgcacactgttatgagaggctttcttggccatgtaagtgctggcgtgcacactgttatgagaggctttcttggccatgtaagtgctggcgtgcacactgttatgagaggctttcttggccatgtaagtgctggcgtgcacactgttatgagaggctttcttggccatgtaagtgctggcgtgcacactgttataagaggctttcttggccacctaagtgctggcgtgcacaacgttgaagaggtcttccttgaccacctaagtgctggcgtgcacactgttataagaggctttcttggccacctaagtgctggcgtgcacaccgttgaagaggtcttccttgaccacctaagtgctggcgtgcacactgttataagaggctttcttggccacccaagtgctggcgggcacactgatgaatagggccttcttggccacccaagtgctggcaTGCACACTAATGAATAAGTCTTACTCGGCTAACTAAGTGCTGATAAGCACACCATTGAAAGGGTCATGTATAAGAGGGCAATTAACTGACATAAAGTAATACCTAAGAGTGACTAATAAGATCACATACGCTGGTGTTCAGCCAGAGTCATTAAGAGAGATAAGCTTACATTCTGCAGGGTGATGTGTCACCAAGTAGGTGGTAGTTGTATCACCAAACAGtagttcatttatgtttcttaaacttacagatggagaagtaatccgtatccatgaggtgaaaggaaaggtgtaaggaaagccatattgaggatctgatcactgacataggaacctatgagtgagtaagagttacatcctatctacacatactgactggtattcgcgacgtcagtctagtatgtgtgcattcacatccctacaatagattcataattctttgattatctatatacataattatagatagatatatataagtgtaaaagagtcgtcgcgacatggagatgctgggatattAATGTCAGTCAGATCTAAGAGTGGTATATGTGGCTTTCCTTCTCCTTTATTTATTCTGatatgatgatgttttacaattCATATGTGATAGCATTATAATTGGCATTTGCTTGGTTATAAATAAGAATATCCATGTGTAAatgaggctgtaagctacctaaagaaaataagtagaaaataatatacatgaCAAGAGTTGTAAAGGCATATAAGACAAGTTTTATGATGAAAATgaataaatgttcaaaattggtCATCTGACAGTAATACTGTAAAAGGGCACTAGATGGCGGCACTGGTCTATATTCGTGGTTATTACGAACGAAAATGAAAAGAAATCTGAGGTGAATCCATAATTCTAGACACGATGACATTCTAGAATGATTACGAAGATTCATATTTTGGTTAAATATGTGCTGTCTGACAGAAAAGGTACGTAAAAGAGTTCTGTTGTAGAAAAATGATACGAAAATTTGATGAATGAAACGACGCCATTGTGGTAGAAAGCGGCGAAACAAGTTATGatcaaattatgttttatttacgagatattgtgtttgtttgtgttgaAATACATTATAGAAAAtgattttatgatttataatgttgtttacatttatttgtGTTCCCAAATGACGTGAATTTATGATTATTGGTGTGTAAACAAACTACACCGGAAATACTATTTCTGTTTCGCGAGAACGAGAGAGAAAGAACCTCAGTGTTGCTGTTTAATAAAATGATCCCGATTGTGGGTAAAATATTTACGAGTGggtaaataatattaacttGAAGTtcataattttgtatgaaattcttGGTTGTTGTAAACTGAATTACGtataaataagaagaaaaaattgTGTGTATTATTTAATGATATACGCTATTAATGGAGAGTTAagaaatcaacataatattttttaaggtaTATTCACGAGAGAGGAATATTTCAACGTGATGTTGGCAACATTACTTTGCTCGTTTTCTTCAGAAAAGTTTGACATAGAGAGATTGAaaagttcttattttaaataaaataccttgTGATAAGAGTTAAATAGTGAATAGTTTCACAGTTTGTGATTGGATTTGCTTGGTGAGTAAAAGAATTTGTTGAGATATCGTTATATTTCGAGATTTTCGTAAGATAAACTGTAAGATTGTAATCATGGCTGATGCAGTAAGTTTGTGTTTCTAAATATCGTATAATCAGTTTTCATGAGTGATATTGAAGTTGTTTTACATTGTAAACGCAAAGTAATGAGCTtgttttatgatggaatatggtcggtacatacatacgtacttacgataattatttttgtcGAGTTTTCTCTGTTATGGACCGACGccattatattttgaattttctagCTAAAAAGAATTATAAGTTTATGAATGTACTTGTCGTAAAGAGTAATAATAGAATACTTACCTGATTACGATTAGAGAAAATCTAAATGTTTGACGTTTGAATACTTACTGTGTGTAAATATTTTCAGCTAAGAATCTTGTTGGCATATACCGGTTTACTTACGAATGATGGAGTCATTACTAATTTCTAGACTCCAAGATGTAATAAATCATATCGAGATTGTGACGAAACAGTGCGAAACATTCTTACAAAAGGAAATAAGTGATATTGACAAACAGCAAGCAGAAATTGCTACCAAGAAATTGGAAAATCTTCATTCTCGTTTTTCAACTgaattaaacaattattttcgaTTGAGTATCGAACCATCTGCTGATGACATCTCAATGTTTAGTGCTATTCAATTAAATTCCGAGGAAATCCTCATAGAGTTGACCATAAAGTTAAAAGATTTGCGTGAAGACCAAAGTGAACGGTCAAATAAAGCTACTTATAGTGAATTACCAAAATTGAACTTACCTGAATTTAGTGGTGATGTGTTGCAATGGCAACAGTTCTGGGACCATTTCACATCAAATATTGATAGTAGACACTTACCGGACGTGGACAAATTATTGTACTTGAAGGCTTCATTATCTGGAGATGCGAAGAGAGCTGTTGAAGGATTAGAAACTACAAATAAAAACTATCAGATTGCTGTATCGATTCTTAAGGAACGATATGGTAAGGAACATTACATAATTGATGCTCACTATGCTgccttatataaaattaaggcTGCGGACAAGACTGCTGAAGATTGTCGGAGAACTCTTAATGAAGTAGAGCGGCATCTACGAGTTTTAAATTCACTTGGTGAGAATACTAACCATAACCATCTgcggtttattattattgaaaagtttcctgAAGAGATAGTGTATGAGTTAAAGATGTTGTTAAAGACAGATTCTATTGAAGATATGAGAAAACAATTAGAGATTATTATTTCAGCAAGAGAGGATGCTAATAGAATTGCTCAAGAGAAGAGTGAAAAGGAAATTAGACATTACACGGTTGAGACATTCCACGGTACAGATAGTGTGAACCAACATAAACCGTCAAGCGGTTCAAGAAGGTTTAAGATCCAAGAACATTTTAAGAATTTGAAGGATAAACATCAGGATTGGAAAATGAAAATGAGATTTGCTCCTAACTAcaagaataataattacaataataatagaatgcttcctaataaaagaaaatttgaaAATTCATATGAGAAAGATATAAACATGAAAAAACCaagattaaattgtattttctgCTCAGGAGCACATTACAATGATCAATGTAAGACTGTAAGAACTATTAAGGACAGACAAATCAAATTAAAGGGCCGATGCTTTTATTGCTTTGTTCAAGGTCACTGGAGTAAgtcatgtaaaataaataaaaaatgtatacattgtGGAGGAAGGCATAACAGAGCTTTATGTCCAAAAGTTTGTGATTCTGTGAAAGTGAAAACATTGCATACAAATACTTCAGTCAAATCTGGAAATTCTACAACGGTATTACAGACAGCAGTAGTTACTgcattaaatgaaaataaatgcgACAAAGTGAATTGTCGGATCCTTATGGACTCTGGCAGTCAACGTTCATATGTAACAAAGAGGATTGCTACTGAATTGAATTTAGCTGTAATAGAAGAACACCATCTTTCCGTCTTCACCTTCGGAACTGATCAACCATTGGAATATGATAGTCCATTagtgaaattaaatatacttaccagAACTAACGAAGAAGTCGTACTGTATGCCAATGTTGTACCAACCATTGCACAGCATGTTAGTTATCCTGGAGAAGAACTTTATCATTGGAAGAATGAATGTATCTTGGCAGACGATGGTTCACTTGGAGACCAAGTGGACATCCTCATCGGCAATGACTATTATTTCACGGTTATAGACACAACAAAGAAACAAATAAGTGAGAACTTATTTTTAGTGGATTCTAAATTTGGATGGATGTTGACAGGGaaaacagaaaagaaaaatatagataatttatcagttattacttactttcagtcaaataaagaaacaaaattgaaTAAACCGGACTTACCTTTAGACAACATGCACCTGAAGAACTTATGGGACCTTGAATGTATTGGAATTACTGACTCTCCCAACACTACTAAAGAGGAAGAAGCTATGAAGAACTTTAATGATAACACAAAATACAAGGACAAGAGATATTTTGTATGCTGGCCATGGAATAATAATGTTTCTACTCTACCTACTAATCTTGGACTAGTGACAGGAAGATTAATCAATTTATTAAGACGAATGGATAAAGATACATTGAAGTTATATAATGAGACAATTAGAAACCAACTTAAAGATGGAATCATTGAAACTGTTCCCTCTGATGAAATAGATCACAGTATACATACCATACATTACCTGCCACATCATGGAGTAAAGACACCTGGAAAAGCTGTTCGTATTGTATATGATGCGTCAGCAAAACTGAAACAAGGAGTTAGTCTCAATGAATGTCTTCGAGCTGGACCAGTATTACTAGAAGATTTAACAGGATTATTGATAAGATTCAGATCTCATAAAACAGCAATAACAGCAGACGTTGAAAAGGCATTTTTACAAATTGGACTTCAAGATGACAGTAAAGATGTTACTAGATTTCTATGGCTCAAAGATATAACGAAAGCAGCTACTGATGACAATATTATACACCTTCGCTTTTGTCGAGTACCGTTTGGGGTCATATCTAGTCCATTCTTGTTAAACGCTACTATCAAATACCATTTGATGCAGTCGGCTAATAAGGCTGTACAGCAAGTTTCTGGCGACATATATGTAGACAATTTGGTTACTGGGACGAAGACGACATTACAAGCGATTACATTATACAACAATTTAAAAAGGGAATTTGAGAAGATATCTATGAATCTAAGAGAGTGGAGTTCCAACTCGAAAGAATTTAAAGAGAAGATACCAGATGTACTTGACAAAGAAGTTGTCAAGGTTCTCGGCTTAGACTGGAACACAAACAAAGATACAATCCAATTGAGACCAAACAATGTTGA
The genomic region above belongs to Pectinophora gossypiella chromosome 4, ilPecGoss1.1, whole genome shotgun sequence and contains:
- the LOC126366407 gene encoding uncharacterized protein LOC126366407; protein product: MLSIREFVLNTAERYYNKSHLDMNNKSEEALSDFVNNSQSLLLQGFLENESNLLLSTKILDEKRRSVVFYKTSAQELTRDDAVKNINIFSLSSNAAESLYQILRQIYSPLLSAGNDLYSSKLQKSLSELESNLRILTHGKGDANMNDRGR
- the LOC126366326 gene encoding uncharacterized protein LOC126366326, with product MAKKASHNSVHASTYMAKKASHNSVHASTYMAKKASHNSVHASTYMAKKASHNSVHASTYVAKKASHNSVHASTYMAKKASHNSVHASTYMAKKASHNSVHASTYMAKKASHNSVHASTYVAKKASYNSVHASTYMAKKASHNSVHASTYMAKKASHNSVHASTYMAKKASHNSVHASTYMAKKASHNSVHASTYVAKKASHNSVHASTYMAKKASHNSVHASTYMAKKASHNSVHASTYMAKKASHNSVHASTYVAKKASHNSVHASTNVAKKASTFGAPYS
- the LOC126366202 gene encoding uncharacterized protein LOC126366202, whose translation is MMESLLISRLQDVINHIEIVTKQCETFLQKEISDIDKQQAEIATKKLENLHSRFSTELNNYFRLSIEPSADDISMFSAIQLNSEEILIELTIKLKDLREDQSERSNKATYSELPKLNLPEFSGDVLQWQQFWDHFTSNIDSRHLPDVDKLLYLKASLSGDAKRAVEGLETTNKNYQIAVSILKERYGKEHYIIDAHYAALYKIKAADKTAEDCRRTLNEVERHLRVLNSLGENTNHNHLRFIIIEKFPEEIVYELKMLLKTDSIEDMRKQLEIIISAREDANRIAQEKSEKEIRHYTVETFHGTDSVNQHKPSSGSRRFKIQEHFKNLKDKHQDWKMKMRFAPNYKNNNYNNNRMLPNKRKFENSYEKDINMKKPRLNCIFCSGAHYNDQCKTVRTIKDRQIKLKGRCFYCFVQGHWSKSCKINKKCIHCGGRHNRALCPKVCDSVKVKTLHTNTSVKSGNSTTVLQTAVVTALNENKCDKVNCRILMDSGSQRSYVTKRIATELNLAVIEEHHLSVFTFGTDQPLEYDSPLVKLNILTRTNEEVVLYANVVPTIAQHVSYPGEELYHWKNECILADDGSLGDQVDILIGNDYYFTVIDTTKKQISENLFLVDSKFGWMLTGKTEKKNIDNLSVITYFQSNKETKLNKPDLPLDNMHLKNLWDLECIGITDSPNTTKEEEAMKNFNDNTKYKDKRYFVCWPWNNNVSTLPTNLGLVTGRLINLLRRMDKDTLKLYNETIRNQLKDGIIETVPSDEIDHSIHTIHYLPHHGVKTPGKAVRIVYDASAKLKQGVSLNECLRAGPVLLEDLTGLLIRFRSHKTAITADVEKAFLQIGLQDDSKDVTRFLWLKDITKAATDDNIIHLRFCRVPFGVISSPFLLNATIKYHLMQSANKAVQQVSGDIYVDNLVTGTKTTLQAITLYNNLKREFEKISMNLREWSSNSKEFKEKIPDVLDKEVVKVLGLDWNTNKDTIQLRPNNVDLQTTKRGVLRTIASIYDPCGFVAPSLLSPKLFMQDLWKSKIKWDSKLPKELFEEWRNIYNNLETEQEEIPRYYTKDFESKENQLHCFTDASTKAYAAVVCIVNENGKECS